Proteins from a single region of Bacteroidota bacterium:
- a CDS encoding T9SS type A sorting domain-containing protein codes for MNPGAPELLNGLDDDCDQIADEGLAITDIVKNTISIFPNPVNNTLFIQSDATQQITIVNQLGEEILYTNLFIGLNTISVADFASGVYWVKVENGEMVVWVKE; via the coding sequence ATCAACCCCGGCGCACCGGAACTCCTCAACGGCCTCGACGACGATTGCGACCAAATTGCTGATGAAGGTTTAGCAATAACAGATATTGTAAAAAATACAATAAGTATTTTCCCGAATCCGGTAAATAATACATTATTTATTCAATCGGATGCAACACAACAAATAACAATTGTAAATCAATTAGGAGAAGAAATATTATACACAAATTTATTTATAGGTTTAAATACAATTTCGGTAGCAGATTTTGCGAGTGGTGTGTATTGGGTGAAAGTGGAAAATGGGGAGATGGTGGTTTGGGTGAAGGAGTGA
- a CDS encoding putative metal-binding motif-containing protein — MKIIVFILVFTVGFNTLAQIPEIDWQNTYGGSSWDIPWAIMQTPSDSGYIVAGVTESTDGDILENAGIYDYWVVKLDSLGEIIWQKTYGGSSIDECEEIISTGDGGYLLVGYTYSDDGDISYSHGSVDYWIIKINSSGELEWEKTYGGSKGDFGQKAIMLPSGNFVIIGNSQSSDGDISMHHEGFDTPEDIWIIEINSFGDLIWEHSYGSSNVENARDIILDMDAMVVTGYTYGGSDGDIESSDGASDYWVFKINLFGDIIWESTFGGDDYDYGASIGQLQNGEYIVCGTTSSTDGDIIDFHGGYSDAFIVIIDSLGNLKNSFCYGGSNYDSSYDLKIVDDNSILISGTSSSIDGDLTENNGDADFWIIMVDSSGLIKWQKSLGGTLDEYAICLSLTQQLNSYAVAGRTHSSDVDLDFNHGNYDFWVVKLDICENKYFLDNDGDGFGDITNDSSACDIPLGYVIDSTDCNDSLNFINPSVKEICNYIDDNCNSEIDEGLTLILSFEDLDSDSYGNELIDSIACEIPPVTFYPTPTATTPIPTSTPAHRNSSTASTTIATKLLMKV; from the coding sequence ATGAAGATTATAGTATTCATACTGGTGTTCACAGTTGGCTTTAATACGCTAGCACAAATACCGGAAATCGATTGGCAAAACACTTATGGTGGGTCAAGTTGGGATATTCCCTGGGCTATTATGCAAACACCTTCAGACAGTGGATATATAGTTGCAGGAGTTACCGAATCTACAGACGGTGATATTTTAGAAAATGCAGGTATTTATGATTATTGGGTAGTTAAATTAGATAGTCTTGGTGAAATAATATGGCAAAAAACCTACGGTGGTTCTAGTATAGATGAATGTGAAGAAATTATTTCAACTGGGGATGGCGGCTATTTATTAGTTGGTTATACCTATTCAGACGATGGTGATATTTCATATTCGCACGGAAGTGTTGATTATTGGATTATTAAAATTAATAGTAGTGGTGAATTGGAATGGGAAAAAACTTACGGTGGGTCTAAAGGAGATTTTGGACAAAAAGCTATCATGCTGCCTTCAGGTAATTTTGTTATAATTGGCAACTCACAATCTAGCGATGGTGATATTTCAATGCACCACGAGGGTTTTGATACACCAGAAGACATTTGGATTATCGAAATTAATTCTTTTGGTGATTTGATTTGGGAGCATAGCTATGGTTCATCAAATGTTGAAAATGCACGTGATATTATTTTAGATATGGATGCTATGGTAGTAACTGGTTATACATATGGGGGTTCAGACGGAGATATTGAGTCCTCTGATGGTGCATCCGATTATTGGGTATTTAAAATAAATTTATTTGGGGACATTATTTGGGAGAGCACTTTTGGTGGTGATGATTATGACTATGGTGCATCAATTGGTCAATTGCAGAATGGCGAATATATTGTTTGCGGAACAACCTCATCTACAGATGGTGATATAATTGATTTTCATGGAGGATATTCGGATGCATTTATAGTAATTATTGACAGTCTTGGAAATTTAAAAAACTCTTTTTGCTATGGTGGAAGTAATTATGACTCAAGTTATGATTTAAAGATAGTTGACGATAATAGCATTTTAATTTCTGGAACTTCCTCTTCAATTGATGGGGACTTAACTGAAAATAATGGTGACGCTGACTTTTGGATAATTATGGTTGATAGCTCAGGTCTTATCAAATGGCAAAAATCTTTAGGTGGTACATTAGACGAATATGCTATTTGTTTATCACTCACCCAACAACTTAATTCTTATGCTGTGGCTGGTCGCACCCACTCTTCAGATGTAGATTTAGACTTTAATCATGGTAATTATGATTTCTGGGTAGTTAAATTAGATATCTGTGAAAATAAATATTTCCTTGATAACGACGGCGATGGTTTTGGTGATATTACTAATGATTCAAGTGCATGTGATATACCTTTGGGATATGTGATTGATTCAACCGATTGTAATGATTCATTAAATTTTATAAATCCTTCAGTTAAAGAAATTTGCAATTACATTGATGATAATTGTAACAGTGAAATTGATGAAGGTCTAACATTAATACTTTCATTTGAAGATTTAGACAGTGATAGTTATGGCAATGAATTAATTGATTCTATCGCATGTGAAATTCCTCCGGTTACGTTTTATCCAACACCGACTGCAACGACACCAATCCCGACATCAACCCCGGCGCACCGGAACTCCTCAACGGCCTCGACGACGATTGCGACCAAATTGCTGATGAAGGTTTAG